A stretch of candidate division WOR-3 bacterium DNA encodes these proteins:
- a CDS encoding T9SS type A sorting domain-containing protein produces the protein MKIDNTAQHLIKYDAGVPKTVELPVPPASYMNDGEIVMRITKIRGEFAMCHKGNLYEFEEEGGGPQAVTSTPLNREFGLKILPNILSCNAQLQYSIPTKQHITLNLYDVIGRKVAIILEEITEPGVYITSLNVNHLSAGIYFLMLTGEKEIKCEKMLIVK, from the coding sequence GTGAAGATTGACAATACTGCCCAGCATCTGATAAAATATGACGCTGGTGTTCCAAAGACTGTTGAACTTCCTGTTCCTCCAGCGAGTTATATGAACGATGGTGAAATTGTTATGAGAATAACAAAAATCCGTGGTGAATTTGCGATGTGCCACAAAGGGAATCTCTATGAATTTGAAGAAGAAGGTGGGGGTCCACAAGCGGTTACGAGTACGCCACTAAATCGTGAATTCGGTCTCAAAATTCTGCCCAATATTCTTAGCTGTAATGCCCAATTGCAATATTCTATTCCCACAAAGCAACATATAACGCTCAATCTCTACGATGTTATTGGTCGCAAGGTCGCAATCATTCTTGAAGAAATAACTGAACCCGGAGTCTATATAACTAGCTTGAATGTAAACCATCTTAGTGCCGGTATCTACTTCCTCATGCTAACTGGTGAAAAAGAAATCAAATGCGAGAAAATGTTGATTGTGAAATAA